In Candidatus Nanosynbacter lyticus, one genomic interval encodes:
- the murJ gene encoding murein biosynthesis integral membrane protein MurJ: protein MGRVRRTVDKINQRLTVKLAATILAGSTLLSSLLGFFRDRLLNSAYMPSENGALAGYPVGLDAYTAAFMVPDFMFAVLVSGALSVTFIPVFNERWVKGNKQSAWQISSSMINFMALVTMVASVLIIIFADPLMKYLIAPGLSESGHALAVSMMRVIAVNPFIFAIASVIASIQQAVGRFMFCALAPMIYNVGIIIGTVWFTNGINLFGWQIFDGGIMGVALGVVLGSFLQLIVSAVGLAGLGFDYNFKIYWRNRGFRKVLSLLPARSVDQGMDYVVSLVEVNLASRLADGTVRAYQQALTLHLMPINLIGVAISNAAFPKLTEHLGEGRDDLFQKDLRSLLRIIFWMALPVAVVIFFTRGYVVHFIRNGGNQLIAGILGCLVVAILFRTIYHMAARAFYARQDTKTPLYISIFSISLNIILAIVLSMVLKMGAYGLAWAQSTVAVLEVVILLVVMNRQMPKMFDLIFMQAIFRMVIAGIITGVVCYVGVLVLPFRYHDDSFFSAFPKFVVISMVSFGVYAAASKWLKLSEIDPVLTRLRKMLFGRLESMR from the coding sequence ATGGGGCGCGTCCGGAGAACTGTCGATAAAATTAATCAGCGGCTGACAGTCAAGTTAGCTGCAACCATTTTGGCTGGCTCGACGTTGTTGTCGAGCTTGCTGGGATTCTTCCGCGATCGATTGCTTAACTCTGCCTATATGCCAAGCGAAAACGGCGCGCTGGCTGGCTATCCTGTCGGATTAGACGCCTACACGGCGGCGTTTATGGTGCCAGATTTTATGTTCGCTGTGTTGGTGTCTGGCGCCCTCAGCGTGACTTTTATCCCAGTTTTTAATGAGCGCTGGGTTAAGGGAAATAAGCAGTCGGCGTGGCAGATTAGCTCTAGTATGATCAATTTTATGGCGCTAGTAACGATGGTCGCGTCGGTGTTGATTATTATTTTTGCTGATCCATTGATGAAATATCTAATTGCGCCAGGTCTGAGTGAGTCGGGCCACGCTTTGGCGGTGAGCATGATGCGGGTGATTGCGGTGAATCCGTTTATTTTTGCTATTGCCTCGGTGATTGCCAGTATCCAGCAAGCGGTTGGGCGATTTATGTTCTGTGCCCTAGCGCCAATGATTTATAATGTCGGAATTATCATTGGTACGGTATGGTTCACTAATGGTATCAATTTATTCGGTTGGCAGATATTTGATGGTGGAATTATGGGTGTGGCGCTTGGTGTGGTGTTGGGGTCATTCCTACAGCTGATTGTGAGTGCGGTTGGGCTAGCAGGTTTGGGCTTTGACTATAATTTTAAGATCTATTGGCGCAATAGAGGATTTAGGAAAGTCCTATCGTTGCTACCGGCTAGGTCGGTTGATCAGGGCATGGATTATGTGGTGAGTTTGGTCGAAGTTAACTTGGCATCTCGTTTGGCGGACGGTACGGTTCGGGCGTATCAACAGGCGTTAACCCTACATTTGATGCCAATTAATCTCATCGGCGTGGCAATTTCTAATGCCGCCTTCCCTAAACTTACTGAGCATTTAGGCGAGGGCCGTGATGATCTGTTTCAAAAGGACTTACGCTCTCTGCTGAGGATTATTTTTTGGATGGCCTTACCGGTGGCAGTGGTGATTTTCTTTACACGCGGTTACGTTGTCCATTTTATTCGTAACGGCGGTAACCAATTGATTGCGGGAATTTTAGGCTGCTTAGTGGTGGCGATTTTATTCCGAACTATTTACCATATGGCCGCGCGAGCATTTTACGCTCGCCAAGATACGAAAACTCCGCTTTATATTTCAATTTTCTCTATTTCTCTGAACATTATTTTAGCAATTGTTCTATCTATGGTTTTGAAAATGGGTGCGTATGGTTTGGCTTGGGCGCAATCAACAGTAGCAGTTTTAGAGGTGGTGATTTTATTGGTTGTGATGAATCGTCAAATGCCAAAGATGTTTGATCTGATATTTATGCAGGCAATTTTTAGGATGGTAATCGCTGGAATTATTACCGGCGTAGTTTGTTATGTCGGCGTGCTGGTTCTACCGTTTCGTTATCACGATGATAGTTTCTTTAGTGCTTTTCCGAAGTTTGTTGTTATTTCAATGGTTAGCTTTGGTGTGTACGCCGCCGCGTCAAAGTGGCTAAAATTGTCAGAAATTGATCCGGTTTTGACGCGCTTAAGAAAGATGCTATTTGGAAGATTGGAGTCTATGCGCTAA